Part of the Odocoileus virginianus isolate 20LAN1187 ecotype Illinois chromosome 16, Ovbor_1.2, whole genome shotgun sequence genome is shown below.
GGTGGAGTCAGTGAAGCCCCACAGGAGCTGTGCATGCACCCCAGGCTGGACTTGCACACTACACCCACACAGAAAAAGGATTTAATAGGAGTAATATCAAACAGGTCTTGCAACACAATGCCAGAGAAGTGGCCAGGGCACAAAGCTACTTGCCACACCACAAACCAACAACCTGAATGAAAAAAGATAATCAAAAGGCACCAGCGCTGAGATTACTTGGAGGTTGGAATTAATTTGACAAGGATTTAAAGCAGTCATGATGCTTCAGTGAGCAATTACGTACACACttaaataaaaaacaggaaaacGTCAGCAAATAaacagaagacataaaaatagaaCAGAAGGGAAATTATAGAACTAAAAAAAAGTgataattgaaattaaaactctCTGGACAGTTGTTGTTCAGAAGTAAATTGGAGATAGTAGACGAAAGAAACAGTGAATGCAAAGACCAATCAACAGAAATTTCCAATCTGAACAACAGAGagaatatagactttaaaaaagaagaaaaacagcacCTCGGGAACTAGTGAGATGATTACCAAAAAATCTAACAATTGTATCATTGGAgtcttggggaaaaaagagaaagagtatgaagctgaaaaaaatatttgaatgaaaatgactgaaaataattttttttaattcagttaatcCAAAAGTAGgcaggaaaagatgaaaaagaggaCAAGGAACAGatggaacaaacagaaaagaactaACAACCTGGTAGACTTAGATCCAATTCTATCACTAGTGATGCTAAATGTAAATAGTCTAAAATACCCAAttaaaaaggcagagattgtcagATTAGATGAAAAACCAAACCCCAACATATTCATCTAAAAGAAATtcaattaaatataaagacagataGATAAACTCAATATAAACATAAAActcaattaaatataaaaacttttataGTTCTAAAAGGATGGAAGAAGATACACCACCAGGCAAACACTAATAAATAGTATAACATTAGTATGATAGtggttatattaatatcagaaaagTAGACTTCAGAAGAAGGAATATTACCAGTGATAAAGAAGAACATTACAGGATAACGAAGGGGTCAAGTCATCAAGAAAACATCATATAGCCCTCAAACAGTTAAACAGAATTACTATTtgatccaggaattccacttctgggcatatacccaaaaTAATTCAAACAGGGATTCAAACAGGTAATCtgtacaccagtgttcatagcagtattattcatggTAGCCAAAAGTCATAAACAAcccaaatttccatcaacagataaatggacaaacagtggaatattatataacctttaaaaagacCGAATTCTGGGGCtgccttggtggctcagtggtgaagaatccatctgccaatgcaggagacacaggttcaatccaatccaggaagatcccacattccatggaGCAACTAGGTCCAGGAGTTACAACTatacagcctgtgctctagagcctgggagctgcaattactgagttTATATGCCACAACAACTGAgacccatgcaccctagagcctgtgctcctcaactagagaagccactgcaatgagaagcctgtgtaccacaacttagCGAACAGAAacagagtagcccctactcacaaCTAGAGCAGTattctgagcatttttttttttttaatattcagaggTTAAAAATCACAACCTGCCTACTACTGGGGCCATTTTCCCCTTTCTGAGCACCACCTCACTCTTGGAGCTACATGTAGTTTGCTGTGAAATTAGTTCTTTAAGCAAAAGCCATCTTGTGTGAATCAGCAAAGAAGGCTAGGAAGACAAATCCATACGCAGAGTGTGTCTATTCCACAAGGATAAATCAATACCCCTGTCCAATAAGTCAATTAGACAGGAGTGGTCCAATGGAATCAACAACCTTGTGCTCACAGATCtgttcttcccttgtggctcagaggtaaagaatccacctgcagtgcgggagacacaggttcaatccctggatcaggaagattctcctcgagtaggaaatggcaacccagtcttcttgcctgggaaatcccatggacagaggagcctggtgtgcttaATGGACATTTGACTTGCTTCTACTTTTGACTATTATGGATATTGCTGCTATAAGCAAGTTTTTGCATAtacctatattttcatttttttaggggGGTCATGTATTTAGAAGTAGAATTCATGAGTCAAAAACAGTTAACtccatgtttgaaattttttaagaACTGCCAGACTGTCTTACAAAGTAGCTGCAAtcattttccattcccaccagcaatatatgatGGTTCCAATTTCTCCCCATCCTAATTCTTGTTTGACTGTCCTTTCTATTGCAGTTATTCTAGTGGATATGAAGCtatgtcattcctttttatcaTGTTCTTGTATGATGTGGGCAACCTCATGGTATTGAGTGAACAGATCACCCTGCTTGTTTCCTCTCTGAGCAGTGTGAAAGCCATATTTTGTGTTCCACATAATGCTCTGGAGTCTGACTGCCAGAGGCGATGTGGGAAGAACTCAGCCGAGACTGTTTTTCCTGGAGTATCTGATCTCCCATCTCTTCACCAAGGTTTTCTAAATGTCCCTGGCAGGGTTTCCTACCCCCTGTGTAGGAGGTGATGCCATAACCCCTGGGGAACATCCCAGGCTCTGGATCCATTCTCTGGCTCAACGTGGAACTCCCACCTCCATCAGAGTCCATCCTGGTTGCTAACCAGCCGCCCTATTCACCACGCACCCCTTCCCCGTGGACAGGGAACAATAAGGATACCCAACCCACTCCCAGCTAGCCTCTCTCCTGAGGCAGAGTGCCCAAATTGTGGTGATTCGCCACCAATACCACTTGCAGGAGTAACCTGGCACACATGAGCAataactttttcttctcttaccaTTTCtggacttttttgggggggtgggggtggttgtctttttccttgtttcctgcCAGGTTTACTTGTTTGCTTGTTCTTTGTGGCAAGGAGGCGCCAGTTTAACCACCGTGTTCGTCTCACTTAGTATTTGAAAAGGGAGATGCTCTGATCCAGCCATTCTCTCCAGGTCTTAGCAATGCATTTAGGTCTCTAGCTTACTCTTTAGCTTACTCCTGAGATGCTGGGCCACAACACAGACCCTGAGCCCTGCTCTCCTGCAGTTTCAGTAAACCACGTCCAGTGTCTTAATCAAAGCTGCCCCCCTCCTGTGTAAAAGCATGTTTATAAAGGACAATTTCAATACTTCAAACCCAAGAATTTATACCAAACCGCATACCCTCTAACCTTCTTATGACAGTTAACACACTCTGGCTTGGACAGAGGGAAACTTGAGAGCACACATGAAGGAACCTGCCTGCCTTTTCAAGCTCTCCTGGCGTATCTGAAAAGCAGCATCAGTTACAGGGTGCTTTCCATTCACTGGTAACGGAATGAATCAGAACTATCTCCAAATTCCTTACCTGATCATgtgccaaaaataaatgcaattctGGCACAAAGTACTTTAAAAGTGAAGAAAGCAAAGTTGTGTGGCGTACAGAAGACATCTAAAGATTTTAAATCTTGAAGTGCAAAaatctattcttttcctttttggctacacagtgcagcatgtgggatcttagttccccaaccagggatcaaacccaagcccccggtggtggaagcatggaatcttaactggactgccagagaagtcccttgaaACATAAAATCCTCTAAAAATTTTTACAGGCACCATAAACCAATGCTCCTCAGCAATTTGCAGAAATCAGATTCACATGGTGTTGTGGCCAATATTTATTTAGAGCCAATTTCTGTATGTCACCACCCTGCAACTGTCTCACCCGCCAGAGTCCAGAATCCCACTCGGGCTTCAATACCTGCAAGACACCTATGGCATTCATTCAGCAGTGAATATGAGGGCCACTGTCTGCATGATGCTGTGCTGGGGACAGTGGTGTGGAGAGAGCAATAAATAACACAACACCTGCCCACCAGGAGTTACTGGGGTGAGTGGAAGAACGCTGACAAAGCAGATAGACATTCTTCAAAGTAATGACACATGGAGTGCTGCAGTGATAAATTCTGAATTTCTAGAGAACAGTCATCTGAAGGTTGTGACCAACACGGTGCCCAGCCTGTGATGAGCCATGTAACAGCCTCTGATCGGAGTTCCCACAACAGGGGAACAGAGTCTAAAGGTCAGACCCAAACAAGACAGTTGGCTGCCAGCTGAGGCTCCTACAACTGACTAGAgatcaccctcaccttctctgctGCCCTTTGAACATGTCGTTCTATTAGACTTCCTTCAAGGGGCCTGTTAGGGAAACTAAAATGGAggaagtcttgttcaggcttcagaagcaggagagcagACCTCTAACCTGCCTGGATTGTGCCTCTGTGACAGAGCACAGCAAGCGCAGATCATAGCAGCCGTTGCTGTGCATCATTATTCTGCACCCTGTTACCAAGCAATGGGCCCTGCTCAGCTACTGGTCAGTGCCAAAGTGGGCCCCACCCACAAGCAACAATTGTCAATGAACAACTATTAGCAGTCCTGCTCAGTTATTGGTCAGCACCACAGTGGGCCCCGCCCACAAGTAACAAACTGCCAATGAGCGACCATCAGGGGAGTGATTCAGCAAGTAGGTGCCATGATGGTCATCAGGTGGAGAGTGAGATAAGAGTCGGATCCCAGCATGCTCCCTGAGGACCTCAAGCCTGTTTCCTGGCCTTGGGCAAGCAGGTGAGCTGGAGGTCCAGGGACCAGACAGGGACTgtgtcctgcagggctccagagccctcgCCAAGGCCACCCACTAGTCTTGGCCCAGGCCTTGAGAGCAGTgaacctctcccccatccctaTATCTGTGACCTAATAGCAGAGGCCGTCTGCCTGGGTTGCAGTCTGTGAAACCTGGTTAACACCTTTAGGTGGCCTGAAGAGACTGAGGGCCAGTTGGGTTGGGTGCCTGGCTCCCTCAGCGATGACAGCTGGGCAGGGTGTGGGGACCTGGCCCTGAGGGAGCTGCcagctgagctctgcctcctcttagccaggaTGGGGACACTGGAGGGTGACAGCTGTGCCTTGGGATCTTGCCCTTTCTTGTCGGGACAGACAGTAACATTCGTTTGGTGAAGATTTACAGGAATATCATTACTTGACCATCACTGgacctcaagaacaaaggatctgacaccaaGAAATCTTCAACAGCTAACCacacccctcccttcccttttgcTAAGTTTTCAGTAACTCTGGGGTCCTTAGGGCATTagccacccatctccttgcatgAACCtgtaataaacctttctctgttccaaacaATGTTTTAGTATTCTTTGATTTCACTGCACATTGGGCACACAGACTTGGGGTTTTGGTAACACCTGGATTCTGTGCCTGCTGGCACGTGAAGCAAGTCAGGCAGCACTTTAGATAAGGGAGTAAGTCTTGAATTTTTGAGTCCCTGAGGATCTGGTCAACCACCACCCAGTCACCcgcaccctccccccccccaaaatctaACAAAATCCTATGATTCACAATGTGAAAAGAACAGCATTGTAAAAAGGTTAAAGTTAACCAGAGCGCATTTTTGCACACAAACTGATGAAATCACTCTGCAGCCTGGGATCACATGTGACAGCCCTGGAACTGTCTCACCCATGGAGCGGACACACTGCCCAAGACCCTCTCCCACCTGGGACTCCAGATTATTGTAACAAGGAATTGCCCACAACTGTTAAGTCTGGTTGTAGGTCAGCCCAATCTAGTGATGAGTATGCTGTTACTTCTCTccattgtttctatttatttttaatgactgtacattgaaattaagtaaaaaatatattaaaaattgaaattatttatgtGTGGAATGAGTGGTTTGTTTTGCTAACAAACCCTTCAAACCTAGGTTCAAAATTAATCCTTCACAATTAGGACTACTGGCAAAAGAAGGCCCATGTatgaattccgtggactgtatagtccacagggtcacagagtcagacacaattgagtgactccACTTTCACATGAGTTCCTCATTCATAACTTTTGAGAACCTCTTCATCTTCCCACTAGTTCTCTGAGGGAACGCCATCAGTTCCCTAACTCCATCAAATTGGCTCCATCAGATTCTTGATAGGAACTATCCCCGATTTGCTTATATTCTTTAGGTTCCTTTAGgtgttgtttttagtcactaagtcatgtccaacacttttgagaccccatggtctaacacaccaggctcctctgtccatgggattctccagcaaggattctggagtgggcagccattcccttctccaggggatcttcccaacccagggatcgaacccacacctcctgcattggcaggcagactctttaccactgggtgACGAAGGAAGCTGAAGTCTGCTTGTAAAACAGCTTAGGAAGAAGTTCATCCATTGCCTCTTGTGCAGTCAGAGTCTTCTCAGTTTTCACCTTTCAAACACTGGACACTGGTCATTTAACTCAGGTGCCAAAGCCATACAGATGGCCCCAGTCAGGATACACACTGCACACTGCCAAAAGTTCCTGTCACCTCCCTGCTCCTCCTCACGTGGGAGTAACAGCAATGGAGATTCTCTTCTATGCAAAGCTGATTCTATGGAGCAGATTCTTGGGAAATCTTTACAATAATTAACCAAGGGCCCACTTCCTGGAAGGAGAGGTCCTCCTTGAAATACCTGCTCAGCCCAGTCTCAAGTACCCAGGTAGGGTAAGAAAGTCTCCTGTCTCTAGAAAAGAAAGTCTCATGCAACCTGGGCTACCCACCTGAAGTGCTGCCTGTTCTGTGCCCAGGCTCATGGTCCCAGGAAAAAAACAAGTCAAGGCTGGCTGCTTCTGGGCATATGACGGGAAAGCACTGTAATGGGGAAGCCCCACCTAGTGCCCAGGGCTGGAACTGCTACTTGACCAGACCAACACACATCTGCCCAGACACAACTCCTGGGTCCTAAAGGGCACGTAgtaccttccctggtggtttcactggtaaagaatcgacctgcaatgcagcagacgtgggtttaatctctgggtcaggaagatcccctggaggaggatatggcaactcactccagtattcttgcctgggaaattccatggacagaggagcctggcaggcagagagttggacatgactaagcaactaaaccactaccacgaAAAGGCATTATAGAACCAAATGATTCAGTTCCCATTTCAGGTAAACTGTAATTTATTCTGGCAAAGAAGCATGTTTCTGTCACCTGAGATTTATGGAGatattctcaaaaatattttatagctaaATATCTCATAACCTGGTTAATTACATCTTCTGGCTATTGACACAGATGTTTAAAAAGTAACACTGCTGTCATGGTGGGCTTGCTAAAGATCACTGGCCTTGTGGAACTGGCTGTATGTGACAGTCTACATGAGAGGCTAAAAATACTATACACAGATTCTTGATGTTCTTACACAAATCCCTAAAAATTAAGCatatatacagggcttccctggtgactcagtggtgaagagtcacctgccaatgtagtggacacaggttcaattcctcgtcttggaagatcccacatgaaaaCTTAGCCCATGCACCATAATTACTGAGCCtgtgggagccacaactacttaAACCCAAgagccctacagcctgtgctctgcaataaaagaagccactgcaatagcccctgctctctgcaactagagaagaaaagCCCATGCAAAAATGAggacatggcacagccaaaaaaattattatttttttttaatttagaaaagcaTACAGAACAGATTACAAGTGAGAAGTTGAGTATGGTTAAAGCCAAACCAGATGTTAAGACACTAGAAGAGCAACTTCAGGGAGGCCAAATAGAAGAGGTGATTCTTCAGGCTGAAAATAAACTAAGTCTGGGAAGAAAAATGGTTCAGTGGGAACCACGGGAGTCTTTAGCAGAAGAGCCTCCTGCCAACCAATGGAAATGGCTAACATAAATAACATTAAATGACTTGTGTGTTGATGGGAAACTgatgtaaataaatattgttatatCAGGAAAATAGCAACACATACccaatttaaagggaaaaatgccAAAAGCCTgtaaatgttttcaaagaaaattattaaaacccaaaaagacctacaaaaacaaatgtaaaacaattaataaaatggaaataaaaatatacatgtcaATAATAATCCAGAATGTAAAggaattaaatgctccaaccaaaagaaacagactgaatggatacagaaacaagacctgTATATATGCTATCTGAAGGACACCCACCTCAGACTTAGGGACACATAAAGACGGAAAATGAGTAGACggaaaaagatactccatgcaaatggaaatcaagagAGAGAATTTGTATCAgacaaagtaaaatttaaaataaagactgctacaagagacaaaggaggacactacacaatgatcaagggatcagtctAAGACAATGATTAATGACTGCACATACAGATGCAACCAAGACAgtagcacctcaatatataaggcaaacactaacagccATGACAGAAGAAATCAATAGTTAACATAGAAATAGTGGGAAACTTTAACACCctacttacatcaatggacagatcatccagatagaaaatcagtaaggaaacacatgccttaaatgacatattaggTGAGATGGACTTAACTGAAAATTCCACCCAAAAGtagaagaatacacattcttaTCAAGTGCACTCAGAACACCCTCCATGACTGATCACATGCTGCGTCACAAAGCAAGCCtcaataaattcaagaaaattgaatatcaagcatattttctgaccacaacgcCATGAGGCCAGAACTCAACTACCAGAGAAACCCCACAAACAACACAAACAAGTGGAGAccaaacaatatgctactaaacaaccaatggatcactgaagaaatcaaacgaaataaaaatatctagaaacaaatgaaaacaaaaccacaataatccaaaatctatgggatgcaagAAAAGCATTTCTAACAGGGAAGTATATAGTGACACAAGCTTACCTCagcaaacaagaaaaatctcaaataaacaacctaaacttacacctaaagcaataagagaaaatacaaaaaacaaaaacagacaaaaaatttatataaattaaaaaaaaatagaaaagataaaaaaaaactaaaagctggttctttgaaaagataaacaaaattaatgaacCTTTAGCTTGACTCATAAAGAAAACGAGGTAAGGGGCCCCcatcaaaaaaatcaaaagtgaaaaaggagaaaactacAACTGAcaccagagaaatacaaagaatcatgtGAAACTATTacaaacaactatatgccaacaaaatggacaacctggaagaaatggacaaattcttagaaaaacacAACCTTTCAAGACAGAActacaaagataaagaaaatatagacagaTCAAGCACAAGTAATCAAATTgaatctgtgatttaaaaacttccaacaaaccaaagtccaggaccaaatggcttcacaggtagAGTCTATCTAACATTTACAGAAGAAATAATActtatccttctgaaactcttcccaaaaactgcagagaaaggaacactccAAAACTCTTATGAGGCCAGCAACACCCTGAtcccaaaaccagacagagatattacaaaaaatagaaaattaaaggcCAATTATCACTGATGACCAGAgaagcaaaaatcctcagcaaaatagtAGTAAACCGAATCCAACAGTACAGTAAAAGGATCCCACACCAtgcatgatcaagtgggattcatagggatgcaaggatttttcaatattcacAAGTTAGTCAATGTGATGCACCATATTAAGAGACTGCAGGAAAAAACTTACGATTATCACAAGATGCAGAAAAGCGTCTGATAAAATCTAACATTTCTgataactctccagaaagtgggcatagagggaacctacctcaacataataaaggccatacatAACAAGCCCAGCGCCAACATCATACTCAagggtgaaaagctgaaagcattgcCTCCAAGATCAGCTACAAGACAAAGATGCCCTCTCTCACCACTTTCATTCAACAGAGTTTTGGAAGTTCTTGTCACAGtagtcagagaaaaaaaaagaaataataagggcttccccggtggctcagatggtaaagcatctgcctgcaatgcaggagacctcggtttgacccccgggtcaggaagatcccccggagaaggaaatcactacctactccagtattcttgcctggaaaattccatggacggaggcgcctgatgggctatacagtccatggggtcgcaaagagtaggacacgactgagcgacttcacttctacttccaaactggaaaagaagtaaaactgtcactgtttgtagatgtGATACTATATGCAGAAAATTCTAAAGGCGCTACCATAAAACTACTAGGGCTCATCAATGAATTCGGTAAAtttgaaggatacaaaattaacatacaaaaatctcttgcatctctATAAACTATCAGTGAAGTATCagacagaaattaaggaaacaaccccatttaccactgcagaaaaaaaaatagattgaaataaacctacctaaggaggcagaAGGCCCATACTCCAagaactataagatgctgatgaaagaaactaaaaaccacacacacaaatgaaaagatatgccatattcttggactggaagaatctatgatgtcaaaatgactatactacccaaagcagtctgttgattcaatgcaatccctaacaaaaataccaatggcatttttcacagaacttgaacaagtagccaaaacaatcttgagaaagaagaatggagctagagGAACCATACTCCCTGGCTTTAGACTATACTAAAAGCTACAGttattaaaacagtatggtactgacacaaaagcAGACATAAAGTTCAAtgggtcaattaatttatgacacaggaggcaaaaacatacaagagaagaaaagacagtctcttcaataagtggtcccaggaaaactggatagctacatgttaaagaatgaaactagaatattctctaacactatatacaaaataaactcaaaatggattaaagatcagatactatgaaactcctagatgaaacataagcagaacactctttgacataaattgcagcaacaTTTTTTTAGAATTACTTCTAGATTCTAAcagaagcaaagcaaaaacaaacaaaaaagacctaattgaactaaaaagcttttgcacaggaatGGAAAccacaagcaaaacaaaagacaacatacaaactggaagaaaatatttgtaaagaagGCAACCAACAAGGCTTAATCCcccaaatatacaaacagcttgtacaactcaatataaacaaacaaacaaacaaacccagtcAAATAATGGGCAGAAgttctaaatagacatttctccaaagaagacacacagatggccaacaggcatataaAAAGACTCTcatatcattaattattagagaaatgcaaatgaaaactatcatgaagtatcacctcacacaagtcaaaatggctattatcaaaaagtctaagttatcaacaataaatgctggagaagttgtggagaaaaaggaacccttctacactcttgacaggaatgtaaattggttcagccactatggagaaaagtatggacACTCCttcaaaaatcaaaaatagaactaccatatgattcagcaatcttACTTCTCGGGcacatatccagaaaagatgaaaattcttaACTCAGAAGGATACaaacaccccagtgttcatagcagcactatttacaacagccaagatgtggaagcaacctaaatgtccatccagagaggaatggataaagatgtggtacatatatacaatggaagattACTCAGtccttcactggaaggactgatgctgaagctatagctccaatactttggccacttgatacaaagagttgactcattggaaaagaccctgatgctgggtaagactgaagcaggagaagaaggggacaacagtggatgtgatggttggatggcatcaccaactcaacagatttgagtgtgagcaagctccaggagatgctgaaggacagggaagcctagagtgctgcagtccatggggttgcaaaaactcagacacaactgagcgactgaacaacaaattactaggccatagaaaagaatgaaataatgccatttgaagcaacatggatgaacctagagatgatcacactaagtgaagcaagtcagacagagtaagacaaataccatatatcacttgtatgtggagtcataaaaattatacaaatgaacttatttacaaaacagaaatagacttgcagacacagaaaagaaacttatggttaccagagcaGAAAGGCtgggagagataaattgggaattGGGGATTGACATACACATAGTACTCTAAATAAAACACAttaccaacaaggtcctactgtatagcacaggaatgACAGTCAatatttgtaataacctatgatggaaaagaatctgaaaaaatacacacacacacacacacacacaactaaaaggaagtggcaactcactatagtatccttgtctggaaaattccatgaacagcggagcctggtaggctacagcctgggcgtcgcaaagagacagaaacaactcagtgactcaacaacatacataactgaatcactctgctatacacttgaaacactGTATATTGACTACACTTGAATTTTAAGAAGTTaactaaaaatgtctttaaaaaaaagagttttgggattaataaatgttttttgatCCAGAAAGGGTCTACAACAGATCTTATAAAGACTCAAAAGCATTTATCACACTGACACATTTTTAAGTATTTCCACTGTGTGTTAATGAACCAGCCAATTATGAATAAATCTATTAGAATGGACTAATAccctgaaaaataaacatttcacttcttaataataaaagaaagttgCTATGATTATTCAAGattatgttttaatataaaaaacataaCAGAAGTctgcaaaatttttaaagtaacttgtatttttatttattttccagtactcttgcaaCCTTTTATATTACTAACAAAATTGCAATTACAGGAACCAGACACAAAAGTTCTGCATTTATTTCAAACAATCACATAGAAAGACCACACTACACAGACATTATTACACTGCAAAactcagagatgactgaagtttAGATAGATAACTTTATTTAGCTGAAGAATGAAAAGATTTTCCACTCTTTGCAATTATAGCTGAAATGTTTTTTACAGTAAATGACATTCAAGTTGGAGATACAAATGATACACTCTGAGGTAAGTAATATAAAACTCAAGTCTAGGAAGTAAACAGATTTTCAGTTGCACAGGTTGTTCTTCcagtttaaattttttcacagaaaaaaaaaaaaatttcaggcaaagaaaaCCAAATTCCAGATAAGCATGGttcactgttttttattttaccttcatcaagGCAGGCAAAGTACAGATGCTGTACATTAAACACACATACAGGTCCCTCAAAGCACGTGGATTCCCACAGGCAAAGCATATTTGCTAAGCTCCGCTCCTCTCTGAAGCACGTAACTGCAGCTAAATGTACAAAGAGCCATCCGCTGGTCCCACGTAGCCAACCCCAATGAGCAAGACGTCGATCAGCGTCCATATTC
Proteins encoded:
- the LOC110149428 gene encoding NADH dehydrogenase [ubiquinone] 1 alpha subcomplex subunit 5-like, whose translation is MVGLLKITGLVELAVCDSLHEKPDVKTLEEQLQGGQIEEVILQAENKLSLGRKMVQWEPRESLAEEPPANQWKWLT